In Gossypium arboreum isolate Shixiya-1 chromosome 5, ASM2569848v2, whole genome shotgun sequence, a single genomic region encodes these proteins:
- the LOC108465973 gene encoding uncharacterized protein LOC108465973, translating into MASTLLLALVFVIDLIAFALAVAAEQRRSTASVGNNGKESYCVYDEDIATGLGVGSFLFLLLSQILIMVTSRCLCCGKAMRPSGSRAWAVVLFITCWLFFFIAEVCLLAGSVRNAYHTKYKNLLNDPPSCATLRKGVFAAGAAFAFLTAVVSELYYVSYSKANDATVNYGKDTGVRMGNL; encoded by the exons ATGGCTTCAACCTTGCTACTGGCTCTGGTTTTTGTGATTGATCTGATTGCTTTCGCCCTTGCTGTTGCTGCTGAGCAAAGGAGAAGTACT GCCTCTGTTGGCAATAATGGGAAAGAAAGTTATTGTGTTTATGATGAGGATATTGCAACTGGTTTGGGTGTGGGTTCATTCCTATTCCTTCTGCTTAGTCAGATACTAATAATGGTGACAAGTCGGTGCTTATGCTGTGGAAAGGCCATGAGACCAAGTGGATCTAGAGCATGGGCAGTTGTTCTGTTCATCACttgttg GTTGTTCTTTTTCATTGCGGAGGTATGCCTGCTGGCAGGGTCAGTGCGGAATGCTTATCACACCAAGTACAAGAATCTCTTAAATGATCCCCCATCGTGTGCGACACTGAGAAAGGGTGTCTTTGCCGCTGGGGCTGCATTTGCTTTCCTAACAGCCGTAGTCTCTGAGCTTTACTATGTGAGTTATTCGAAGGCTAATGATGCAACAGTTAACTACGGCAAAGACACAGGAGTGAGGATGGGAAACCTGTAG
- the LOC108465782 gene encoding dof zinc finger protein DOF2.2-like — MGLSSKEVSSDGPGWSQSLLQAQTLELPKAIKRQHPQNQQPEPLKCPRCDSTNTKFCYYNNYNKSQPRHFCKACKRHWTKGGTLRNVPVGGGRKNKRLKTSNSSNTTAVVASAVIGNTSTTSVALKSSTSSGVNNRLNNFMAIQRSQQQRQDLQLPLADQKKNTSNIQFQVMGRPPSSSLLQNPITCGDLDGKSFNINNNGVFLGSISTTLSLPQTQGLQFPFSSPSSSSFETTPASLSTSFQSSSIYNYTSETMEDPTITSIIMPTPSGTASHTWDVSIRSSDMDIANYWNWDDIDALVSIDPNMPWDNSEIKP; from the coding sequence ATGGGGTTGAGTTCTAAAGAGGTTTCTAGCGATGGTCCTGGGTGGAGCCAGTCTTTGTTGCAGGCTCAAACTCTGGAGTTACCCAAAGCAATTAAGAGGCAGCACCCACAGAACCAGCAACCTGAGCCATTGAAGTGTCCGAGATGTGATTCTACCAACACCAAGTTCTGTTATTACAACAACTATAACAAGTCTCAACCTAGGCATTTTTGCAAGGCTTGTAAGAGACACTGGACAAAAGGTGGCACTCTCCGCAATGTTCCTGTTGGTGGTGGCCGCAAAAACAAGCGGCTTAAGACATCTAATAGCAGCAACACAACTGCCGTCGTTGCCTCCGCCGTCATTGGTAACACTAGTACAACCAGTGTTGCCCTCAAAAGCTCAACTTCCTCTGGGGTTAACAATAGGCTGAATAACTTCATGGCAATCCAACGATCGCAGCAACAAAGGCAGGATCTTCAGCTTCCACTTGCTGATCAGAAGAAGAACACATCGAACATCCAATTTCAGGTGATGGGTCGTCCACCATCTTCATCGTTGCTGCAGAATCCTATCACTTGCGGAGACTTGGACGGAAAAAGTTTCAACATAAATAATAATGGTGTGTTTCTGGGTTCAATTTCAACAACCTTATCGTTGCCTCAAACTCAAGGCTTACAATTTCCATTTTCAAGTCCGAGCTCAAGTTCTTTTGAGACAACCCCAGCTTCACTATCAACCTCGTTCCAATCTTCAAGTATCTATAACTACACTAGCGAAACAATGGAGGATCCAACCATCACTAGCATCATCATGCCAACCCCAAGTGGAACCGCTTCACATACATGGGATGTGTCTATTAGAAGCAGTGACATGGACATAGCAAACTACTGGAATTGGGATGATATTGATGCACTTGTCTCTATCGATCCCAACATGCCATGGGATAATTCTGAGATCAAACCATGA